CGACCGGGTCCTCGCGGTGATCCTGGCCAGCGAGGCCAACCACGGCGGCGCCGCGGCCGGCCTCACCGTGCCCGACGCGGAAGCCCAGCGGACCCTGCTCGACCTGACGCTCCGCCGGGCCGACCGGCGCCCCGAACAGGTCCAGTACGTGGAACTGCACGGCACCGGCACACCCGTCGGCGACCCGATCGAGGCGGCCGCCCTCGGCGCCGTACACGCCGCGGGCCGCACCCCGCAGACGCCGCTCCTGGTCGGCTCTGCCAAGGCAAACGTCGGCCACCTGGAGGGTGCGGCCGGCATCGTCGGCTTCCTGAAGGCCGTCCTCGCCATCGCCCACCGGCAGCTCCCCGCCAGTCCGCACCACGAACAGCCCAACCCCGCCGTCCCGCTGGACGAGCTGGGCCTTCGCGTTCCCGGCACGCTGCGACCCTGGCCGGCCCCCGAGCGCGAACTGCTGGCCGCCGTCAGCTCCTTCGGCATGGGCGGGGCCAACTGCCACGTGCTGCTCGCCGAACCGCCCGCCGACCCGGCGGCGGACCGGGACTCCGCCCCACCCCGCGACCACACCCTGCTCACCCTCTCCGGCCGCACCCCCGCGGCGCTCCGCGAGCAGGCCGCCCGGCTCGCCGACCACCTCGACACCCGGCCCGAACTCACCGTCCACACCGTGGCGGCCGCCCTCGCCACCACCCGCACCCACTTCCGGCACCGGGCCGCGCTGCCCGTCGCCTCCCGCAGCTCGCGAACCGAGTTGGCGGACGAGCTGCGGAAGTTGGCGGGCGAGGAGGGCGCCGCGGAAGCGGTGCTCGGAGTCGCGCGGCCCGGCCGACTGGCGCTGCTGTTCTCCGGGCAGGGCAGCCAGCGGGCGGGCGCGGGGCGCGAACTCCACGCCGAGCTGCCCGAGTTCGCCGCCGCGCTGGACGACACCGTCGCCGCCCTCGACCCGCACCTCGACCGGCCGCTGCGCGAGCTGCTGTTCGCCGACCCGGACACCCCCGACGCCGTGCTGCTGGACCGCACCGAGTACACCCAGCCGGCCCTGTTCGCCTGGTCCACGGCCCTGTACCGGGCGGCCGAACAGCACGGCTTGGCCGCCGAGTTCGTCCTCGGGCACTCGGTCGGCGCACTCGCCGCGGCGCACGTCGCCGGCGTGCTCCCGCTGGCCGACGCCGCCACCCTGGTCGCCGCCCGCGGCCGCCTGATGCAGGCAGCCCGAGCCGACGGCGTGATGGTCGCCGTCCAGGCGGCAGCCGACGAGGTCCTCCCGCTGCTCGCCGAGTACGGCGGACGGGTGGCCCTGGCGGCGGACAACGGCCCCGATGCCGTGGTGCTCTCCGGCGACGCCGGCCCGGTCGCCGAGATCGCTGCCCGGTTCGCCGAACTCGGCCGCCGGACACGAGCATTGACGGTCAGCCATGCCTTCCACTCGGCGCACATGGACAGCGCCGTCGAGGAGTTCCGGCGGATCGCCGCCGGGCTGCGCTTCGGCGCACCCCGCCTCACGGTGGTCTCCGACCTGACCGGCGAGGTCGCCACCGCCGAGGAGCTGGGATCCGCCGACTACTGGGCCGCGCACCTGCGCCGACCGGTCCGCTTCCGGCAGGGCGTGCGGACCCTGGCCGCGCTCGGCGCGACCGCATGGGCGGAGCTCGGGCCCGGCCAGGTGCTCGCCTCGCTCGCCCGGCAGAACCTCGCCGACCGGCCCCCCGTGGTGCCCCTGCTGCGCGGTGGCGGACGGCCCGAGACGCTCGGGTTCCTCCGCGCGGTCGGTGAACTGCACGTCAACGGCGTCGAGTTGGACTGGCGCAGGGTACACGGCGAACGGCCGCGACTGGCCCTGCCGGGCTACCCGTTCCAGCGCGAGTCGCACTGGTTCCGGGAAATCGACGAGATCGGCGGCGAGCCGACGGCGCGGTCGGCGGCCGCCGGAGCGCAGGCCGGTCCGCGCCAGGTGCTGGACGGGCCCGTCGAGGAGACGGCGGCGCGTCCGGCGCCCCCGGTGCAGGGCGGATCGCGGTCGGTGGGGCTGCCGCAGGTGCTCGACGTGCTCGCCACCGTGCTCGGCCACCGCAGCGCCGAACGTCTGGACCCGGACCGGTCGTTCCGCGAGCTGGGCCTGGACTCGCTCGGGGCGGTGGAGTTCGGCGAACGGCTCGGCGAGCGGGCCGGCGCCGACCTGCCCGCGACGCTCGCCTACGACCACCCCTCGCCGCGCGCCGTCGCCGAACACCTCGCGGGCGGGCGCTCCGCCGACCGGCCCGCCGCGGCGCCGCTCGGCCCGGCGGACGAGCCGGTGGCGATCGTGGCGGCGGCCGGGCGGTTCCCGGGCGGGGTGGACTCGCCGGAGGCGCTGTGGGAGCTGGTGGCGAGCGGCGGCGACGTGATCGGGCCGTTCCCCGCCGACCGCGGCTGGCCGGCCGAGCTGTACCACCCCGAGCCCGGGCGGCCGGGCCACACCTACGCCACCGGCGGCGGATTCCTGTACGGCGCGGCCGAGTTCGACGCCGAGTTCTTCGGGATCTCGCCGCGCGAGGCGGCCGCGATGGACCCGCAGCAGCGGCTGCTGCTGGAGGTCGCCTGGGAGTCGCTGGAGCGGGCGGGCATCCGCCCGGCGGAGCTCCGCGGCACCCGCACCGGCGTGTACGCCGGACTTACCCAGCTCGACTACGGCCCGCGGCTGCACGAACCCGCCGCCGGGCACGAGGGCCACCTGCTGACCGGAAGCACCGTCAGCGTCGCCTCCGGGCGGATCGCCTACACGCTGGGACTGGAGGGCCCGGCGGTGACGGTGGACACGGCGTGCTCCTCCTCGCTGGTGGCGATCCACCTGGCCGCCCAGGCGCTGCGCAGCGGCGAGGCCACCCTCGCGCTGGCGGGCGGCGTCACCGTGATGTCCACCCCCGGCATGCTCACCGAGTTCGGCCGCCAGCGCGGCCTGGCCGCCGACGGGCGCTGCAAGCCCTTCGCCGCCGGCGCGGACGGCACGGGCTGGGCCGAGGGTGCGGGCGTGCTGGTGCTGGAGCGGCTCTCGGACGCCCGCCGCAACGGGCACCCGGTGCTCGCCCTGATCCGGGGCAGCGCCGTCAACTCCGACGGTGCGTCCAACGGCCTCACCGCGCCCAACGGCCTCGCCCAGCAGCGCGTCATCACCGAGGCGCTGCGCCGCTCGGGGCTGACGCCCGGTGAGGTGGACGCGGTGGAGGCGCACGGGACGGGGACGGTGCTGGGCGACCCGGTGGAGGCCGGCGCGCTGGTGGAGGTGTACGGGCGGGGTCGCGGCGACGGCGAGCCGCTCTGGGTCGGCTCGTTGAAGTCGAACCTGGGCCACATGCAGGCGGCCGCCGGCGTCGGCGCGGTGATCAAGACGGTGGCGGCGCTCCGGCACGGCGTGCTGCCCGAGTCCCTGCACGTGGACGAGCCCTCGCCGCTGGTGGACTGGGACGCCGGCGTGTCGCTGCTGACGGAGCGCCGGCCCTGGCCGGAGACCGGCCGTCCGCGTCGGGCGGGCGTGTCCTCGTTCGGGATCAGCGGCACCAACGCGCACCTGATCCTGGAACAGGCCCCGGCCGAAGCGGACGCCCCGGCCGAGGAGCCGGCCCTCCCCGTGGCGACGCTGGTGCTGTCCGGGCGCTCGCCGGAGGCCCTCAGGGCGCAGGCCGGCAGGCTGCTGGAGTCCGTGGAGGACGGCGAACTCGGCCGCGCCGCGGCCGGGTTGGCGTCCGCGCGAACGGTGTTCGAGCACCGGGCGGTGGTGCTCGGCGGCGACGAAGCCGCGCTGCGGGGCGGACTGGAGGCGCTCGCCGCGGGCGAGCCCGCCGCCGGGGTGCTGGTCGGCGAGGCGCGGACCGACGGCGCGACGGCCCTGCTGTTCACCGGCCAGGGCAGCCAACGGGCCGGTGCGGGGCTGGAGCTGTACCGGACGTTCCCGCGGTTCGCGGCCGCCCTGGACGAGGTCGCCGCCGCGTTCGACGGCCTGCTGGACCGCCCGCTGCTGACCGTGCTGCTGGCCGACCCCGGCCTGCCCGAGGCACTGCTGCTGCACCGCACCCGCTACGCCCAACCGGCCCTGTTCGCGCTGGAGGTGGCGCTCCACCGGTTGGTCGAACCCTGGCTTCCGGCACCGGAGTTCCTGGCCGGCCACTCGATCGGGGAGATCGCCGCCGCGCACCTGGCGGGCGTGCTGAGCCTGCCCGACGCCGCCACCCTGGTGGCGGCCCGGGGCGCGCTGATGGACGCGCTGCCGGAGGGCGGCGCGATGGCCTCGATCGAGGCGGCGCACGAGGACGTCGAGGCCGACCTGGCCGGCGAGGGCGAGCGGATCGCGGTCGCCGCCGTCAACGGCCCCCGGGCGACCGTCGTCTCGGGCGACCGGGCAGCGGTGGACGCGGCGGTGGAGCGCTGGCGGGCCCGCGGCCACCGGACCACCCGGCTGCGGGTCAGCCACGCCTTCCACTCGCCGCACATGGACCCGATGCTCGCCGAGTTCCGCAAGGTCGCCGAGCAGCTCGAGTACCACGAGCCGAGCGTGCCCGTGGTCTCGAACCTCACCGGTCAGCTCGCCGCGCCCGGCGAGCTGACCGACCCCGAGTACTGGGTGCGCCACGCCCGGGAGGCCGTCCGCTTCCACCAGGGCATGCAGGCGCTGTGGGCGGCCGGTGCCCGACGGTTCCTCGAACTCGGCCCCGACACCGTCCTCGCCACCCTCGCCGGCACTGCGCTCGAAAGCGCGGCGGTCGAAGGGGTGGAGCCGACCGCGGCGGCCGTGCTGCGGCGCGGCAGGCCCGAAGTGTCCGCCCTGCTCAGCGCGCTGGCGACGCTGCACGTGGACGGTGGGACCGTCGACTGGTCGGCGCTGCTCGGCGGGCCGCCGGCCCGACCGGCGGACCTGCCCACCTACGCGTTCCAGCACCGCCGCTACTGGCTGGACGCCCCGAGCCCCGGCACCGGGTCGGCCGGCGGGCACCCCTTCCTGACGACCGAGGTGGTGCTGGCCGACGGCGCGGGCGCGGTGCTCGGCGGCCGGATCTCCCGGCCGGCCCATCCGTGGCTGGCCGACCACGCCATCGCGGGCACCGTGCTGCTGCCCGGTACCGCGCTGGTCGAACTCGCCCTGCGCGCAGGGCGATCGGTCGACGCCGAGACCCTGGCGGACTTCACCCTGCAGGCACCGCTCGTCCTTCCGGCGGACAGCGCCGTCGAACTCCAGGTGGCGGTCGGCCCGGCCGACGAGCACGGCGGCCGGCCGGTGGCCGTGCACGCCCGCGCCGCCGGCAGCGACCCGGACACGCCGTGGACCCGGCACGCCGCCGGGACCCTGACCGCCACGCCCGCGCCGGTGACCGCAACGGCGGGCGCCAGGGCCGGCGCCGGTGCCGTGCCGGCGGTCGACGCGGACCGGTTCTACGCCGAACTCGCCGCCGAGGGCTACGAGTACGGCCCGGCGTTCCGCGCGGTGACCGCGCACGGCGACACGAGCGCCGAGCTGCTGCTGCCGGCGCACGCCGAGCAGACCGGCTTCGCCGTGCACCCCGCGCTGCTGGACGCCGCCCTGCACCCGCTGGTGCGCGGCCGCGGCGACCAGGGCGCCGGCCGGATCGCGCTCCCGTTCGCCTGGAGCGGCGTCACCCCCGGCCCGGCCGCGACGGCGACCGCGGCCCGGGCCCGGCTCACCCCGACCGGCGAGGACCGGGCGCGCCTGGAGCTGACCGACACGGAGGGCCGGCTGGTCGTCACCGTCGAGGAGCTGACGCTGCGCCAGGTCGAGACGGCACGGCTCGCGGCGCCGACCGCTGGGGCCGCCGAGCGCGACCTGCTGCGGATCGAGTGGCAGCCGGTCCCCGCCGCGCAGAGCACCGGCCCGCTGGCCGTCGCCCTGCTGGGCGAGCACTGGCCGGAACTGGCGGCGGCGCTGCGCGCGGCCGGGTCGGTGGTGCTCGACGCGGCGGCCCCGGACGAGCCGCCGGCGGACACCGTGCTGGTCGGGCTGACGGTCGGCCCCGGCGCCCCGCTGGACGCCGCCCACGCCGCGGCCCGGGCGGCCCTGGCGGTCGTCCAGGGACCGCTGGCCGACCCCCGGTGGGCGAACGCCCGGATCGTCGTCCTCACCGAGAACGCGGCCGACGGCGCCGGGCCCAACGCCCCGGCCGCCGCCGCGGCCTGGAGCCTGCTGCGCGCGGCCCGCGCGGAACACCCCGGACGGTTGGCCCTGGTGGACCTGGACGGCACCCCGAACTCGCTGGGCGCGCTGCCCGCCGCGCTGCGGGCGGACCTCCCCGAACTGGCGCTGCGGGGCGGAGCGGTGCTGGCGCCACGCCTGCGGCGGGCGGCTGCCGAAAGCGGGCAGCCGGGCAGCGACGGGACACCGGGCGACCGCGGACCGGTCGCCCCGGCACCCGGTGCGGACGGGACGGTGCTGATCACCGGCGGCACCGGTGCGCTGGGTGCGCTGCTGGCCCGCCACCTGGTGCGGACCGGGCAGGCCAGGCGGCTGCTGCTGGTCGGCCGGCGCGGCATCACCGCGCCCGGCGCGCCCGAACTGCTGGAGGAACTGGCCGGCTTGGGCGCGGAAGCGACGGTGGCGGGCTGCGACGTCACCGACCGGGCGGCGCTGGCCGGGCTGCTCGCCGAGATCCCCGCCGACCGCCCGCTGACCGCGGTGGTCCACGCGGCGGGCGTGCTGGACGACGCTCTGGCGGCGAACCTCGACCAGGACCGGCTGACCGCGGTGCTGCGGGCCAAGGCCGACGCGGCCTGGCACCTGCACGAGCTGACCCGGGACGCGGACCTCACGCGGTTCGTCCTGTTCTCCTCGGTGGCCGGAGTGTTCGGCACCGCGGGACAGGCCAACTACGCCGCCGCGAACGGCTTCCTGGACGGCCTGGCCCGGTACCGGCACACCCTCGGCCTCCCCGCCACCTCGCTGGCCTGGGGCCTGTGGACCGGCCCCGGCGGCATGGGCGACCGGCTGGACGGGACCGGGCGCGCCAGGTTCGAACGGCTCGGTCTCGCCCCGATCGGCCCGGACCACGGCCTGGCGCTGTACGACGCGGCGGTGCGCCGCGAGGAACCCGTCCTGGTGCCCGCGCCGACCAGTGCGGCGGCGCTGGAGCGGCTCGCTGCCTCCGGTGAACTCCCGCCGCTGCTCGTCGGGTTGACCAGGCGTCTGGTGGCGCAGCGGCCCCGACCCGCGGCCGGGCCGGCGCTCGCGGCGCGGCTCGCCGGGCAGCCGGCCGAGACCCGCGGGGCGCTGATCGCGGAGCACCTGCGAGGCATGGTCGCCGCCGTGCTCGGCCACGCGCCGGGCGAGCTGAGCGAACACCGCGGCTTCCTCGACCTGGGCGTGGACTCGCTCACCGCCGTCGAACTGCGCAACAAGCTCACCGCCGAGAGCGGCCTGCGGCTGCCCGCCACGCTGCTGCTCGACCACCCGACACTCGGCCAACTCACCGAGCACCTGACCGGGTTGCTCGCCCCCGAAGCGGCGCCGGCCCCGGACTCCGAAGACCTGCGGGCGGGCCTCGGCCTGCTGGCGGCCGGCCTGCCCGGCCTGACCGAGCCCGAGCGGGCGCCGCTGCTCGCCGAACTGCGCGAGCTGCTGGCCGGGTTCGGCCCGGCCTCCGCCCTGGACACGGCCACCGACCAGGAGATCTTCGACCTGATCGACCTGGAGCTGGGCGTCACCGGCGGCGAGGAGGGCTGAGGCGATGCGCACCACGGAACAGCAGCGGAGCAGCCGGGTGGAGGCGGAGCCCGCCGAGGCCCGGACGGGCCGGCACCGGGGACCTGACAGCAGCGAGGGAGAGCAGGAGCGATGAGCACCACCGAGGAGAAGCTGCGCGGCTACCTCAAGCGGGTCACCGCCGAGCTGCGCGACAGCCGGGCCAGGACGGCCGAGTTGGAGGCGCGGGACGCCGAGCCGGTGGCGATCGTGGCGGCGGCCGGGCGGTTCCCGGGCGGGGTGGACTCGCCGGAGGCGCTGTGGGAGCTGGTGGAGAGCGGCGGGGACGCGGTGGGACCGTTCCCCGCCGATCGGGGCTGGCCCGCCGACCTGTACCACCCGGACCGGGAGCGGATCGGCCGCTCGTACACCTCCGGTGGCGGATTCCTCTACGACGCGGCCGAGTTCGACGCCGAGTTCTTCGGGATCTCGCCGCGCGAGGCGGCCGCGATGGACCCGCAGCAGCGGCTGCTGCTGGAGGTCGCCTGGGAGTCGCTGGAGCGGGCGGGCATCCGTCCCGCCGACCTGCGCGGCACCCGGACCGGCGTCTGGGCGGGCGTGATGTACCACGACTACGGCAGCCGGTTCCGGCGGGCACCGGAGGAGCTGGAGGGCTACCTGGTGGTCGGCAGCGCGGGCAGCGTGGTGTCCGGGCGGATCGCCTACACCCTGGGACTGGAGGGCCCGGCGGTGACGGTGGACACGGCGTGCTCCTCCTCGCTGGTGGCGATCCACCTGGCCGCCCAGGCGCTGCGCAGCGGCGAGGCCACCCTCGCGCTGGCGGGCGGCGTCACCGTGATGTCCACCCCGGCGACCTTCGTCGACTTCAGCCGACAGGGCGCCAACTCGCCCGACGGGCGCTGCCGTTCGTTCGCCGCCGGGGCGGACGGCACGGGCTGGGCCGAGGGTGCGGGCGTGCTGGTGCTGGAGCGGCTCTCGGACGCCCGCCGCAACGGGCACCCGGTGCTCGCGGTGATCCGGGGCAGCGCCGTGAACCAGGACGGCCGGAGCAGCCAGCTGACCGCGCCCAACGGGCAGGCCCAACGACGGGTGCTGGCCGAGGCGCTGCGCCGCTCGGGGCTGACGCCCGGTGAGGTGGACGCGGTGGAGGCGCACGGGACGGGGACGGTGCTGGGCGACCCGGTGGAGGCCGGCGCGCTGGTGGACGTCTACGGGCGGGGTCGCGGCGACGGCGAGCCGCTCTGGGTCGGCTCGTTGAAGTCGAACCTGGGCCACATGCAGGCGGCCGCCGGCGTCGGCGCGGTGATCAAGACGGTGGCGGCGCTCCGGCACGGCGTGCTGCCCGAGTCGCTGCACGTGGACGAGCCCTCGCCGCTGGTGGACTGGGACGCCGGCGTGTCGCTGCTGACGGAGCGCCGGCCCTGGCCGGAGACCGGCCGTCCGCGTCGGGCGGGCGTGTCCTCGTTCGGGATCAGCGGCACCAACGCGCACCTGATCCTGGAACAGGCCCCGGCCGAAGCGGACGCCCCGGCCGAGGAACCGGCCCTCCCCGTGGTGCCGCTCCTGGTGTCGGGGCGGACGCCGGACGCGCTCCGGGACCAGGCTTCCCGCGTCCTCAAGGCCCTGGACGGCGTCGAAGCGACCGCACTCGCCCGGGGGTTGGCCTCCACCCGGACGGCGTTCGAGCACCGCGCGGTGGTGCTCGGCGGTGACGCCGAGGCACTGCGGAACGGCCTGGCCGCGGTGGCAGCGGGGGAGCGGACCGCCGGTGCGGTGGTCGGCGCGGCCTCCGCGACCGGGGGCACGGCGCTCCTGTTCACCGGCCAGGGCAGCCAACGGGCAGGCGCAGGACGAGAGTTGTACACGACGTTCCCGGTGTTCGCCGCGGCGCTGGACGAGGTGGCGGCCGCCTTCGACGGACTGCTCGAACGCCCGCTGCTGGACGTGCTGTTCGCGGCCGAGGGCAGCGCCGAGGCCGCCCTGCTGGACCGCACCCGCTGGACCCAGCCCGCACTGTTCGCCCTCGGGGTCGCGCTGTACCGGCTGGTCGAGTCCTGGGGAGTGCGGCCCGACCGGCTGGCCGGGCACTCGATCGGCGAGCTGACCGCCGCGCACCTCGCGGGCGTCCTGAGCCTGGCGGACGCCGCCACCCTGGTCGCGGCCCGCGGCCGGCTGATGGACGCGCTGCCCGAGGGCGGGGCGATGCTGGCCGTCGAGGCCGGGGAAGACCTGGTTCGGGCCGAACTGGACGCCGTGGAAGGCCTGGTGGCGATCGCCGCCGTCAACGGGCCGGCCGCCACCGTGGTCTCGGGCGAGAGCGCGGCGGTCTCGGCCGTCGAGGAGCGGTTCCGGGCACTCGGCCACCGGGTCGCCCGGCTGCGGACCAGCCACGCCTTCCACTCGCCGCTGATGGACCCGATCACCGCCGAGTTCGGCCGGATCGCCGCGGCGCTGCCGCACCACCCGCCGCGGATCCCGATCCGCTCCGCCGTCGACGGCGAACTCTACGACGCCGTCCGGCCGTTGACGCCGGAGCACTGGGTCGGCCACGTCTGGCGCGAGGTCCGGTACCTGGACGCGGTGCGCGGCCTGGCGGCCGACGGCGTCACCGCCCACCTGGAACTCGGCCCCGACGCGGTGCTCACCGCCCTCACCCGGGCCGCGCTGGCCGAGGACGCCGACGGCACGGACCCCGACGGACCCGAAACGGCCGCCGCCTCCGCGCTCCGGCGCGGCCGGCCCGAGGCGGAGACCCTGCTGGCGGCGCTCGCCACCGTCCACACCCGGGGCGCGGCGGTGGACTGGACGGCCGTGCTCGGCGGCGTCCCCGGCCGCGCCGAGGGCCTGCCCACGTACGCCTTCCAGCACACCAGGTACTGGTCGGAGGCGCCCCCGGAGGAGACCGCCGGGACGGGCGACGAGGGCGGGTTCTGGGCCGCCGTCTCGCAGCAGGACCCGGCGCGACTGGCCGAACTGCTGCGCCTGGAAGCGGAGTCGGCGCGCAGCGCGCTCGGCGAGCTGCTGCCCGCGCTGGCCGGCTGGCGGGCCGGTCGGGAACGGCACCGGGCGGTGGACCTGCTGCGTCACCGGGTCGTCTGGCGTCCGCTGGCGGAACCCGGGCCCGCGCCCGGCGACGGGCGGTGGCTGCTGCTGGCGCCCGCCGCCGCGGAGCAGCGGACGGACCTCTGGCGCGGCGTGCTGGAACAGGCACTGCAGCGGGCCGGCCGGGAGGTGAGCGTGCTGGAGGTACCGGCCGGAACGGACCGGACCGCCCTGGAGGGCCTGCTGCGCAGGGCCGTCGGTGGCGGGTGGCCGGTGGAGAGCTCGACGGCGGCCGTGCTAGGGACGGCCGCGGTGCTCGGCGGGCTCGGCGCGGCGGGCGGCGAGGCGTCGGCGCCGGTGGCCGGGGTGCTGTCGCTGCTCTCGCTGTCCGGCGGAGCGGTGGCGGACCGTCCGGCGGTGCCCGCCGCGCTCGCCGACACCCTGCACCTGCTGCAGGCCGCCGAGGCGGTCGGACTGGACGCGCCGGTGTGGGCGGCCACCAGCGGCGCGGTCGGCACCGGCCCCGCCGATCCGCCGACCCACCCGCAGTCCGCGGCGGTGTGGGGTCTCGGGGCGGCCGCCGCCACCGAGAGCCCCCGCTGGGGCGGGGTGCTCGATCTGCCCGCCGACCCCGGCGGGCGGCCCGCCGCCCTCGCCGTCGCCGCCCTGCTGGCCGGCGGCCCGGAAGCCGAACTCGCGGTCCGCCGCGAAGGCCTGTACGCCCGCCGACTGGTGGCCGCGCCCACCGGGACGCAGCCGGACGGCTCGGCGCCGCCGGCCGAGCCGCGCGGCACCGTGCTGATCACCGGTGGGACGGGCGCGCTCGCCGGGCACACCGCCCGCGCGCTGGCCCGGCGCGGCGCCGAACACCTGCTGCTGGTCAGCCGCCGCGGCGAGAACGCCCCCGGGGCGACGGAGTTCGCCGCCGAGCTGACCGCCGCGGGCGCCCGCAAGGTCACCCTCGCCGCCGTGGAC
The DNA window shown above is from Streptomyces sp. TLI_171 and carries:
- a CDS encoding type I polyketide synthase, yielding MTSQEQSTADVRFHHPVPEGAVAVVGLACRLPGAPDPEAFWTLLAEGRTAIGRPPAHRGLDPDLPPAGYLDRVDGFDAEFFGLSPREAGETDPQQRLLLELGWEALEFAGIVPAALHGTRTGVYIGAMAHDYRLLRHAADAPPLGRHTLTGLGHGLLANRISYTLGLHGPSLTLDTAQSSALTALHLAHRAVRDGDCELALAGGVNLILSSRSTEEARRFGGLSPDGRIHPLDARANGYARGEGAGLVVLKPLDRARADGDRVLAVILASEANHGGAAAGLTVPDAEAQRTLLDLTLRRADRRPEQVQYVELHGTGTPVGDPIEAAALGAVHAAGRTPQTPLLVGSAKANVGHLEGAAGIVGFLKAVLAIAHRQLPASPHHEQPNPAVPLDELGLRVPGTLRPWPAPERELLAAVSSFGMGGANCHVLLAEPPADPAADRDSAPPRDHTLLTLSGRTPAALREQAARLADHLDTRPELTVHTVAAALATTRTHFRHRAALPVASRSSRTELADELRKLAGEEGAAEAVLGVARPGRLALLFSGQGSQRAGAGRELHAELPEFAAALDDTVAALDPHLDRPLRELLFADPDTPDAVLLDRTEYTQPALFAWSTALYRAAEQHGLAAEFVLGHSVGALAAAHVAGVLPLADAATLVAARGRLMQAARADGVMVAVQAAADEVLPLLAEYGGRVALAADNGPDAVVLSGDAGPVAEIAARFAELGRRTRALTVSHAFHSAHMDSAVEEFRRIAAGLRFGAPRLTVVSDLTGEVATAEELGSADYWAAHLRRPVRFRQGVRTLAALGATAWAELGPGQVLASLARQNLADRPPVVPLLRGGGRPETLGFLRAVGELHVNGVELDWRRVHGERPRLALPGYPFQRESHWFREIDEIGGEPTARSAAAGAQAGPRQVLDGPVEETAARPAPPVQGGSRSVGLPQVLDVLATVLGHRSAERLDPDRSFRELGLDSLGAVEFGERLGERAGADLPATLAYDHPSPRAVAEHLAGGRSADRPAAAPLGPADEPVAIVAAAGRFPGGVDSPEALWELVASGGDVIGPFPADRGWPAELYHPEPGRPGHTYATGGGFLYGAAEFDAEFFGISPREAAAMDPQQRLLLEVAWESLERAGIRPAELRGTRTGVYAGLTQLDYGPRLHEPAAGHEGHLLTGSTVSVASGRIAYTLGLEGPAVTVDTACSSSLVAIHLAAQALRSGEATLALAGGVTVMSTPGMLTEFGRQRGLAADGRCKPFAAGADGTGWAEGAGVLVLERLSDARRNGHPVLALIRGSAVNSDGASNGLTAPNGLAQQRVITEALRRSGLTPGEVDAVEAHGTGTVLGDPVEAGALVEVYGRGRGDGEPLWVGSLKSNLGHMQAAAGVGAVIKTVAALRHGVLPESLHVDEPSPLVDWDAGVSLLTERRPWPETGRPRRAGVSSFGISGTNAHLILEQAPAEADAPAEEPALPVATLVLSGRSPEALRAQAGRLLESVEDGELGRAAAGLASARTVFEHRAVVLGGDEAALRGGLEALAAGEPAAGVLVGEARTDGATALLFTGQGSQRAGAGLELYRTFPRFAAALDEVAAAFDGLLDRPLLTVLLADPGLPEALLLHRTRYAQPALFALEVALHRLVEPWLPAPEFLAGHSIGEIAAAHLAGVLSLPDAATLVAARGALMDALPEGGAMASIEAAHEDVEADLAGEGERIAVAAVNGPRATVVSGDRAAVDAAVERWRARGHRTTRLRVSHAFHSPHMDPMLAEFRKVAEQLEYHEPSVPVVSNLTGQLAAPGELTDPEYWVRHAREAVRFHQGMQALWAAGARRFLELGPDTVLATLAGTALESAAVEGVEPTAAAVLRRGRPEVSALLSALATLHVDGGTVDWSALLGGPPARPADLPTYAFQHRRYWLDAPSPGTGSAGGHPFLTTEVVLADGAGAVLGGRISRPAHPWLADHAIAGTVLLPGTALVELALRAGRSVDAETLADFTLQAPLVLPADSAVELQVAVGPADEHGGRPVAVHARAAGSDPDTPWTRHAAGTLTATPAPVTATAGARAGAGAVPAVDADRFYAELAAEGYEYGPAFRAVTAHGDTSAELLLPAHAEQTGFAVHPALLDAALHPLVRGRGDQGAGRIALPFAWSGVTPGPAATATAARARLTPTGEDRARLELTDTEGRLVVTVEELTLRQVETARLAAPTAGAAERDLLRIEWQPVPAAQSTGPLAVALLGEHWPELAAALRAAGSVVLDAAAPDEPPADTVLVGLTVGPGAPLDAAHAAARAALAVVQGPLADPRWANARIVVLTENAADGAGPNAPAAAAAWSLLRAARAEHPGRLALVDLDGTPNSLGALPAALRADLPELALRGGAVLAPRLRRAAAESGQPGSDGTPGDRGPVAPAPGADGTVLITGGTGALGALLARHLVRTGQARRLLLVGRRGITAPGAPELLEELAGLGAEATVAGCDVTDRAALAGLLAEIPADRPLTAVVHAAGVLDDALAANLDQDRLTAVLRAKADAAWHLHELTRDADLTRFVLFSSVAGVFGTAGQANYAAANGFLDGLARYRHTLGLPATSLAWGLWTGPGGMGDRLDGTGRARFERLGLAPIGPDHGLALYDAAVRREEPVLVPAPTSAAALERLAASGELPPLLVGLTRRLVAQRPRPAAGPALAARLAGQPAETRGALIAEHLRGMVAAVLGHAPGELSEHRGFLDLGVDSLTAVELRNKLTAESGLRLPATLLLDHPTLGQLTEHLTGLLAPEAAPAPDSEDLRAGLGLLAAGLPGLTEPERAPLLAELRELLAGFGPASALDTATDQEIFDLIDLELGVTGGEEG